A window of Babesia microti strain RI chromosome III, complete genome contains these coding sequences:
- a CDS encoding Zinc finger CCCH domain-containing protein 11 (overlaps_old_locusTagID:BBM_III01870), which translates to MPPKQDNANQKSLEKAKQKILEDKTFGLKNKNKSKAVQKHIKGLQQQITGKPAPDSAKWQSQLHKEKEEKKKQEQHKALIQSLFRDTKDIKNLSKNAAKQTYDPKKSRMDQKIDYYIDQRLQKQSDSSMSTELSFETDIVCKHFTEAIKSNKYGWFWVCPNGGDDCKYRHSLPKDYVFPDEQEVVEEVNETLEDKIDRERHELVTNGELLTLDVFLRWKEGKSSGKDDSATKLTTGKDLYILDPSLFMDDDKAVDGLGYGENANFDEFAAESQDGLDAVACGPINADLFTSFEGMSLEE; encoded by the exons ATGCCTCCTAAGCAAGACAATGCGAATCAAAAATCCCTGGAAAAGGCGAAGCAAAAAATCTTAGAAGACAAGACCTTTGGGCTTAAAAACAAAAACAAAAGCAAGGCTGTACAAAA ACACATAAAAGGTCTGCAACAACAAATAACTGGAAAACCTGCACCAGACAGCGCCAAATGGCAATCACAATTGCACAAGGAGAAGGAAGAGAAGAAGAAGCAGGAACAGCATAAAGCATTGATCCAATCTTTGTTTAGGG ACACTAAagatatcaaaaatttatctaaaaatGCCGCGAAACAGACATATGACCCCAAAAAAAGTCGAATGGACCAAAAAATCGACTATTATATTGACCAAAGATTGCAGAAGCAATCTGATTCATCCATGAGCACTGAATTGAGTTTCGAAACTGATATTGTCTGCAAGCATTTTACTGAAGCAATTAAAtcaaat aAATATGGATGGTTCTGGGTTTGCCCAAATGGAGGAGATGATTGCAAGTATCGCCATTCATTACCCAAAG ATTATGTTTTTCCAGACGAGCAAGAGGTGGTGGAAGAGGTTAATGAGACTCTGGAAGACAAGATTGACAGGGAACGACATGAACTAGTGACAAATGGAGAATTACTGACCCTCGATGTTTTCTTGAGATGGAAAGAGGGTAAATCATCTGGCAAAGATGATTCCGCAACAAAACTTACCACCGGCAAAGATCTTTACATCTTAGATCCGAG CTTATTTATGGATGATGACAAGGCCGTGGACGGACTTGGTTACGGCGAAAATGccaattttgatgaatttgctGCAGAGAGTCAAGATGGTTTAGATGCAGTGGCCTGTGGGCCAATAAATGCCGACTTATTCACCAGCTTCGAAGGGATGTCTCTTGAAGAGTAA
- a CDS encoding phosphoinositide-binding protein, putative (overlaps_old_locusTagID:BBM_III01850), with product MQSYYLNYLHQPILDIDNSIHSSAVRYYPTHYRPILIDIKMDLSTFSVTLTGTKDSDITINISINSKLFQSTKDIDDFYLLHDTLLDRKFASLAEPPPIELFQGNRERFKTTLQELESYFKELFYRLDVIYDDFFLEFCGLKNHLIPKSIQSQFVNSLPPSQYMLGVSNAIVIPNLLILAYEDQTNISKFGCMWSIFEPDVLGCIQLYTFDHTIITSLTKLEEHLFEYKIRKVIVTQDHNQLIVGRGDGLVDIYHFSPLKKLVKTTTINAHCQALVLLSLCHEKIYTVGYDNSLRISNLTGSIEKGGNLTNRLQGDKIITAAMTPEMIVFGTFENNIIMYAVIPGELPKFIATFHIGEHVPIHTIIAQGSYIFVSHGNYITCFLVTKNSTSKCVMLSDKESPAYSLIVKIAEKILLSGHDNKISIWCLKTGKILCSWYTNTSKLHTLKLIEDDSLLCAGANNGEFKLWEIPKLNDIANAKSFTCAG from the exons ATGCaatcatattatttaaactATTTACATCAGCCAATCCTAGATATAGACAATTCCATACATAGCAGCGCTGTGCGATATTACCCTACACACTATCGACCCATATTGattgatataaaaatggaCTTATCCACCTTTTCAGTAACTCTAACTGGGACTAAAGATTCAGATATAaccataaatatttcaatcaATTCCAAGCTTTTTCAAT CCACTAAGGACattgatgatttttacCTACTACATGATACTCTGCTTGATAG AAAATTTGCAAGTTTGGCAGAACCTCCAccaattgaattgttcCAGGGGAACCGTGAGCGATTCAAAACTACTCTGCAGGAATTGGAGTCATATTTTAAG gaACTATTCTACCGACTGGACGTTATCtatgatgatttttttcTGGAATTCTGCGGGCTTAAAAACCATTTAATCCCCAAATCAATACAA TCGCAATTTGTTAACTCGCTACCGCCGAGCCAATATATGCTAGGGGTGTCTAACGCTATTGTAATCCCAAATCTCCTAATATTGGCTTATGAAGACCAAActaatatttcaaaatttggctGTATGTGGTCGATTTTCGAACCAGATGTGCTGGGCTGCATCCAGCTCTATACCTTCG ATCATACAATAATAACCAGCCTAACTAAACTAGAGGAACACCTCTTCGAGTATAAG ATAAGGAAGGTGATTGTTACACAAGATCATAATCAGTTGATTGTTGGAAGAGGCGACGGACTAGTCGATATTTATCACTTTAGTCCCCTAAAGAAATTGGTAAAAACCACCACCATCAATGCCCATTGCCAGGCCCTAGTCCTACTGTCATTATGTCATGAAAAGATCTACACCGTTGGCTACGATAACTCCCTTCGCATAAGCAATT TAACTGGGTCTATTGAGAAAGGGGGGAATCTCACAAATAGACTGCAGGGAGACAAGATCATTACGGCTGCAATGACACCAGAAATGATCGTTTTTGGAACTTTTGAGAACAACATAATCATGTACGCTGTTATACCAGGAGAGCtgccaaaatttattgccaCCTTTCATATCGGCGAGCACGTGCCAATACACACAATTATTGCGCAAGGAAGCTACATATTTGTATCTCATGGTAATTATATTACTTGCTTTCTGGTAACTAAAAATTCAACATCAAAATGCGTAATGTTAAGCGATAAAGAATCTCCAGCATATTCGctgattgtaaaaattgcagAGAAGATCCTGTTATCGGGACACGATAACAAGATCTCCATTTGGTGCTTGAAGACTGGGAAAATCCTCTGCTCATGGTACACAAATACTTCCAAATTGCACACCCTTAAACTTATTGAAGATGATTCGTTGCTTTGCGCCGGGGCAAATAACGGCGAATTTAAG CTGTGGGAGATTCCGAAGCTTAATGACATTGCAAATGCCAAATCTTTCACCTGCGCTGGCTAA
- a CDS encoding 50S ribosomal protein L28 chloroplastic (overlaps_old_locusTagID:BBM_III01885) — translation MYIYLIALLTNLIVNTTSFLPPNVTLGDFKVFSEKRHKEARLGKKFKSRGTSSIARHYRLVGRGGGLPRVYKLSGLPTKEIKLPARRCAVLGKMDNRGANKISHSGHKTRIIKRLNLAWHRVWFPQEKCFIKLRMSARGLKTMKALGFEECVRRFNLDLSKAKFAGFPKHSGKYKVPEFFSHKNRQNRLPFICKLLTTSG, via the exons atgtatatatacctTATCGCACTACTCACAAATTTAATCGTAAATACTACTTCCTTCCTACCACCAAATGTGACGTTAGGTGACTTTAAAGTGTTTTCCGAAAAGCGACACAAGGAAGCTAGACTT GGCAAAAAGTTCAAATCTCGCGGAACATCTTCCATTGCCAGACATTATCGACTTGTTGGCCGAGGTGGTGGCTTACCTCGTGTCTACAAGCTTTCTGGTTTACCGACAAaagaaataaaattacCAGCACGAAG ATGCGCAGTACTTGGTAAAATGGATAATAGGGGGGCCAATAAGATATCACATTCGGGCCACAAAACGCGAATTATTAAGCGATTAAATTTAGCTTGGCATAGAGTTTGGTTTCCCCAGGAAAAGTGCTTTATCAAGCTTAGAATGTCTGCTAGGGGTCTTAAAACAATGAAGGCTCTAGGGTTTGAAGAATGTGTTCGGAGGTTCAACTTGGATCTAAGTAAGGCTAAATTTGCAGGATTTCCAAAGCATTCTGGAAAATATAAGGTGCCTGAATTTTTTAGTCACAAGAATAGGCAAAATCGTCTGCCttttatatgtaaattactGACTACTAGCGGctaa
- a CDS encoding CAF1 family ribonuclease (overlaps_old_locusTagID:BBM_III01865): MLVSWVTPKGHISPIKCKPLSKYVKYIVLNKYFLKLSHFNATSSSRSPNCTSRLTWKSHLQVLLHKIRESDFVTFDVEYTGLHVKDERFIGVSKCYQAHSVGAKTFMPCQLGLTSAKFNPDTNAWEITPSSIYIYPSQDRNFQVSTTALNFLRDNNFDFNQWVNHGIGHLTPMQENEKKNSILSRINELEQLKQNSTKSVDKTPTSFDLSSIPDEKDRVVAVAVIKQVEEWIQNDDPKPLEISMDSAFQRLLMHTIIGHEFPTVFSHSIKREDQRMLCVYRSQDEVYREQMNGLQLELDNLAEQVGIRTLLDCIAECNKIVVGHNCFYDILHIYQYFYGDLPESIDEFKRIWIKKFAQTFDTKYISECHPTLSSLQLPSTLKGLFEYMCAVESSQKDKTKLQINTLPNTKWIYPVCMRGLMDTVCHSVDDLEDKSHDAGYDSLMTCIIFILQSNYILREQNSQTTKLSSIGDTMSLALNRIRLVKTQPNMIYLNGSETDTVRHFYMCNFPSNWKKWEIMKAFSPVWISIHWINETSCWIVARNDEDVRNISLIYKMQKNPPYSLLTYEEYSQSVKPNGDG; encoded by the exons ATGTTGGTGTCATGGGTGACACCAAAGGGTCATATTTCACCTATTAAATGCAAACCGCtttcaaaatatgttaaatatattgtgttAAACAAATACTTTCTCAAACTATCACATTTTAACGCAACAAGTTCATCCAGAAGTCCAAATTGCACCAGTCGTTTGACATGGAAGTCACATTTGCAAGTGTTATTACACAAAATCAGAGAATCTGATTTTGTCACTTTCGATGTGGAGTACACAG GGCTACATGTAAAGGATGAAAGGTTCATTGGCGTGTCTAAATGTTACCAGGCCCACTCCGTTGGTGCCAAAACTTTCATGCCCTGCCAACTTGGTCTTACCAGTGCTAAATTCAACCCAGACACTAACGCCTGGGAAATCACCCCTTCCTCAATATACATCTACCCGAGCCAGGACCGCAATTTCCAGGTCAGTACCACGGCACTAAATTTCCTAAGGGATAATAACTTTGATTTCAACCAATGGGTTAACCATGGAATAGGGCATCTCACACCTATg CAGGAAAATGAGAAAAAGAACTCGATACTCTCCAGAATTAACGAATTAGAGcaattaaaacaaaattcCACCAAGTCAGTGGACAAAACACCCActtcatttgatttatccAGTATTCCAGATGAGAAAGATCGAGTAGTGGCCGTTGCTGTTATCAAACAAGTGGAAGAGTGGATCCAGAATGACGACCCCAAGCCACTGGAAATCAGTATGGACAGTGCATTCCAGCGCCTACTTATGCATACAATCATTGGACACGAGTTTCCTACAGTTTTCAGCCACTCAATCAAGAGGGAAGATCAGAGAATGCTTTGTGTCTACAG ATCCCAAGACGAAGTATACCGGGAGCAAATGAATGGTTTACAGCTAGAGCTTGACAATCTGGCTGAACAAGTTGGCATTAGAACGTTGTTAGATTGCATTGCTGAATGTAACAAGATCGTAGTTGGACATAACTGTTTTTATGACATCTTGCACATTTACCAGTACTTTTACGG CGATTTACCCGAGtcaattgatgaatttaagCGTATATGGATCAAGAAATTTGCGCAAACTTTTGACACTAAATACATTTCTGAATGCCATCCAACCCTTTCCTCGCTCCAACTCCCCTCCACGCTGAAAG GACTGTTTGAGTACATGTGTGCCGTGGAATCATCGCAAAAAGATAAGACAAAGCTACAAATCAACACGCTACCTAACACCAAATGGATTTACCCTGTTTGCATGCGGGGACTGATGGATACAGTGTGCCACAGCGTTGATGATTTGGAAGATAAGAGCCATGATGCTGGTTACGACAGTTTGATGACTTGCATAATATTCATTCTACAATCCAATTATATCTTAAGGGAACAAAACTCCCAGACCACCAAGCTGAGTTCAATTGGGGACACTATGTCATTAGCTCTTAATCGCATACG ACTGGTGAAAACACAGCCGAATATGATTTATCTGAATGGCTCAGAAACAGACACCGTTCGCCACTTTTACATGTGCAATTTCCCTAGCAACTGGAAGAAGTGGGAGATAATGAAG GCATTCTCCCCGGTGTGGATATCAATACATTGGATCAATGAGACTTCCTGTTGGATTGTGGCCAGAAACGATGAAGATGTTAGAAATATCTCTCTGATTTACAAAATGCAGAAGAATCCTCCCTACAG CTTGTTGACCTACGAGGAATACTCACAGAGCGTCAAACCTAATGGAGATGGATAG
- a CDS encoding hypothetical protein (overlaps_old_locusTagID:BBM_III01875;~overlaps_old_locusTagID:BBM_III01880) codes for MALLGHSRTNAIPIIGKIPIDSEFTDEEYENASNYYDDNRHFLARVAINTSIILSIMVSLSASLRMWNLDRSNGQNLRPNNYVLMTFGFSLLCLIFMVLINLFYTRILEATKAKPLLSSFHPAPKHETHS; via the exons ATGGCATTGCTTGGGCACAGTAGGACCAATGCCATACCAATAATCGGGAAAATTCCAATAGATTCTGAATTTACTGATGAAGAATATGAAAATGCGTCGAATTATTACGACGATAACAGGCATTTCCTAGCGCGAGTTGCAATTAACACATCTATCATACTATCCATCATGGTATCACTCTCCGCATCCCTAAGGATGTGGAATTTGGATAGATCTAATGGGCAGAATCTGAGACCGAATAACTACGTATTAATGACGTTTGGATTTTCACTGCTatgtttgatatttatggTACTAATTAACTT GTTTTACACGAGAATTTTGGAAGCAACCAAGGCTAAACCTTTGCTTTCCTCCTTTCACCCCGCCCCAAAGCATGAAACCCACTCTTAA
- a CDS encoding 4-diphosphocytidyl-2-C-methyl-D-erythritol kinase (overlaps_old_locusTagID:BBM_III01890;~overlaps_old_locusTagID:BBM_III01895), with translation MFYRIHLKFIFASQILSTVICYKIAITKSILGVNRLESQGQVEKVKEIVDKEWVSAQANVKINLHLQILGVSAGQQNSTYVNLLNVMQSLDYGDMVSVARVTVRASRELAKQFQATSNGDYLLYTDDTNVEQIEGKKAPLLFPIDDGNLISKAFNLIRKRVKNGCDEKFIAIVNKKIPSGTGLGGGSADAATSIKLATEILESDVDQMEIAKEVGSDVPFLLASHNGFNSCVSVGKGDVFKPIELKMLPQKVYLFIPNVFVETSRVYDRIKKLFPRGSKLSEQQLKSAEEMALQNIVKLDFRNDLMPSSCHLSKGLVKLINILESQNVFSWNMSGSGSACFGFTKQNATERQVSNELNRISLRYEEPLVIVHANLIRSV, from the exons ATGTTTTACCGcatacatttaaaatttatttttgcatcacaaatattaagTACtgtaatatgttataaaatAGCTATCACTAAATCCATTTTGGGTGTTAATAGATTGGAATCGCAAGGGCAAGTGGAGAAGGTTAAGGAAATTGTAGATAAAGAGTGGGTTAGTGCACAGGCTAATGTGAAAATCAATTtgcatttacaaattttggGCGTATCTGCAGGCCAGCAAAATTCAACCTACGTAAACCTACTGAACGTAATGCAATCGCTTGATTATGGTGACATGGTCTCAGTAGCAAGGGTTACAGTAAGAGCTAGCAGAGAATTGGCTAAGCAATTTCAGGCCACAAGTAATGGAGATTATTTGCTATACACAGATGATACAAATGTAGAACAAATTGAGGGCAAGAAGGCACCACTTTTATTCCCAATTGACGATGGcaatttgatatcaaaGGCATTCAATCTAATAAGGAAAAGGGTAAAAAATGGATGTgatgaaaaatttattgcaatagtgaataaaaaaattccTTCTGGGACTGGATTAGGTGGGGGTTCGGCTGATGCAGCCACATCCATTAAATTGGCCACGGAAATTCTAGAATCTGATGTAGATCAGATGGAAATTGCCAAAGAAGTTGGCAGTGACGTTCCTTTTCTATTGGCATCCCACAATG GCTTTAACTCCTGTGTTTCTGTGGGCAAAGGTGATGTATTCAAACCAATTGAATTAAAGATGCTGCCCCAAAAGGTATATCTATTTATCCCAAATGTCTTTGTTGAAACTAGTAGAGTGTATGATAGAATAAAGAAGTTGTTTCCCAGGGGATCTAAGCTATCTGAACAACAACTCAAAAGTGCTGAGGAGATGGcattgcaaaatatagTCAAATTGGATTTCCGAAATGATTTAATGCCCAGTTCCTGTCACTTATCCAAAGGATTGGTAAAactgataaatattttagaaTCGCAAAATGTGTTTAGCTGGAACATGAGTGGAAGTGGATCGGCTTGCTTCGGTTTTACCAAACAAAATGCTACAGAAAGGCAAGTATCAAATGAACTAAATCGCATTTCTTTGAGATATGAAGAGCCGCTAGTTATTGTGCATGCTAATCTCATTCGTAGTGTATAA
- a CDS encoding translation initiation factor eIF-2 beta subunit (overlaps_old_locusTagID:BBM_III01875;~overlaps_old_locusTagID:BBM_III01880) yields MDATVDSVQADLQSFHFGEKKKKRRDHKESSDQVIIDGTGQVFEKDAIYPYEELLTRIQTLISNHSVDLSGNKRYTIKPPQVVRVGSKKVAWINFKDICQIMNRNQDHVHQFVLSELGTEGSIAGDGQLVLKGKYGPKHIEALLRKYITEYVTCQMCKSPNTTMERDSRIRLFNQHCEACGAYRTVTTIKSGFHALGRGERRKAKV; encoded by the exons ATGGATGCCACAGTGGATTCTGTGCAGGCAGATTTGCAATCCTTCCACTTTGGCGAGAAGAAAAAAAAGAGGCGTGACCATAAAg aatcATCGGATCAAGTAATTATTGATGGCACTGGCCAAGTGTTTGAAAAAGATGCCATTTACCCCTATGAAGAG ttattaACACGTATACAAACACTAATATCTAATCATTCGGTTGATCTTTCTGGTAACAAGAGATATACTATTAAACCACCCCAAGTCGTTAGGGTAGGATCTAAAAAAGTTGCCTGGATAAACTTCAAAGACATTTGTCAAAT AATGAACCGAAACCAAGATCATGTCCATCAGTTTGTGCTTAGTGAATTGGGCACTGAAGGTTCTATCGCCGGTGATGGCCAACTTGTACTTAAGGGCAAATATGGCCCGAAGCACATTGAGGCACTTCTGcgtaaatatattactgAATATGTAACCTGCCAAATGTGCAAGAGCCCCAATACTACTATGGAAAGGGACAGTAGAATTAGACTGTTTAATCAACACTGTGAAGCATGCGGGGCCTATAG AACTGTCACAACAATTAAGAGTGGGTTTCATGCTTTGGGGCGGGGTGAAAGGAGGAAAGCAAAGGTTTAG
- a CDS encoding hypothetical protein (overlaps_old_locusTagID:BBM_III01850;~overlaps_old_locusTagID:BBM_III01855) — MYDYFVTVGDYLLAKADRFKLSQNCIALICNSFADYKFQHQSLFALISKFVNIDKKPGAIDFYHITMALRKFGIYSSTAIRWIIDTCTTDYLNSLSPQGLINVLCYLMAYNFYRLPMGFTLTHYLAITVGQLLPDTRDPELISQYKISSLIYHTITPQLLDCWLQNEVGDRVSAEWIRRKASALLYKSLLINSISGSHVNHSADHVERPDRSGQAYCAKHPVSYMGPSNFAVDVANVLENIGHTVMLEHNQDPYFIDILITQQ, encoded by the exons atGTATGATTACTTTGTTACAGTTGGGGATTATTTGCTGGCTAAAGCGGACCGTTTTAAACTTAGTCAGAATTGTATAGCTTTGATATGTAATTCTTTTGCTG ATTACAAATTTCAACATCAATCTCTATTCGCACtgatatcaaaatttgtgaaTATAGATAAAAAGCCGGGCGCGattgatttttatcacATAACGATGGCGCTTAGGAAATTTGGCATATATTCATCCACTGCCATCAG ATGGATAATTGATACTTGTACCACAGACTACTTGAATTCGTTGAGCCCACAAG GGCTGATTAATGTACTGTGTTATTTAATGgcttataatttttaccgACTGCCCATGGGTTTCACCCTCACTCATTACCTGGCCATTACG GTTGGCCAATTACTCCCAGATACTAGGGATCCTGAGCTAATTAGTCAGTACAAAATCTCTTCATTAATATACCACACGATCACGCCGCAGTTGTTGGACTGCTGGCTCCAAAATGAAGTGGGCGATCGTGTGTCGGCCGAATGGATTCGACGCAAAGCATCTGCCCTTTTGTACAAGAgcttattaattaattcaatttctGGCAGTCATGTAAATCATTCAGCCGATCATGTGGAGCGCCCAGATCGCTCGGGACAGGCTTACTGTGCAAAACATCCAGTCAGTTATATGGGCCCCTCAAATTTTGCTGTCGATGTGGCAAATGTATTAGAAAACATCGGGCATACAGTGATGCTTGAGCATAATCAAG ACCCctattttattgatatactAATAACACAGCAATAG
- a CDS encoding RRB1, GRWD1, ribosome assembly protein RRB1 (overlaps_old_locusTagID:BBM_III01845), with product MASNTESSSDDDNREQDLEIWRNDIRKLDPDEMLQFSPDCYDMYHSIQLDWPCLSFDILLDDLGACRSEYPHQCHLVCGTQAQDVDNCSLYVLKCVGLHRMEKDESDLLAGPKMQYRVSKHPGIVNRVRACPQARQLVCTMSDDGHSYIWDISKQLLALENQDASGSEKANPLFTNKLHGNEGYAVGWNRRSIGMLATGDTCGSLVLWKPIQGGWDLSDIYGNVHLKSVEDIQWQPNANQSDQIFATASADGQIRIFDLRSNTTGPTITITSQPINDVNSISWNPHKCEMLLSGEENGGAFVWDIRHADVPLATLMWHNKAITSVSWHPVEQSVCACAARDDSISIWDLSVEAEAKEGKKGIPEQLMFLHMGQTEITELAYHPLIPGVIVSTASDSLNIFKCANV from the exons ATGGCGAGCAATACAGAATCTAGCAGCGATGATGATAACAGAGAACAAGACCTAGAAATTTGGAGAAATGACATAAGGAAACTTGATCCAG ATGAAATGTTGCAGTTTTCTCCAGATTGCTACGACATGTACCACTCCATACAATTAGATTGGCCCTGTTTGTCATTTGACATACTATTAGATGATCTAGGTGCT TGTAGAAGCGAATACCCTCATCAGTGCCATCTAGTCTGCGGAACACAAGCGCAAGATGTAGATAATTGTTCTTTGTATGTATTAAAGTGCGTAGGATTGCACAGAATGGAGAAAGATGAGTCAGACCTGTTGGCTGGGCCAAAAATGCAGTACAGAGTTAGCAAACATCCGG GCATTGTGAACCGCGTTAGGGCCTGCCCCCAGGCGCGTCAGCTTGTTTGTACAATGTCTGACGACGGCCACTCCTATATTTGGGACATCAGCAAGCAGCTTCTCGCCTTAGAAAATCAag ACGCCAGTGGCTCGGAAAAGGCCAATCCGTTGTTTACAAACAAGCTTCATGGTAACGAGGGATATGCCGTGGGCTGGAATCGCAGGTCAATTGGCATGCTGGCTACCGGGGATACATGTGGTTCCCTAGTACTATGGAAGCCTATCCAAGGTGGATGGGACCTATCGGATATATACGGCAATGTGCACCTAAAGTCGGTGGAGGATATTCAGTGGCAGCCCAATGCCAATCAAAGCGACCAAATATTTGCCACGGCATCTGCCGATGGACAGATCCGTATTTTTGACCTGAGAAGCAACACCACTGGCCCGACCATAACCATTACTTCCCAGCCAATTAACGACGTTAACTCAATATCCTGGAATCCGCATAAAT GCGAGATGCTACTGAGCGGTGAAGAGAACGGAGGTGCATTTGTTTGGGATATTAGGCATGCAGATGTCCCATTGGCAACGCTTATGTGGCACAATAAGGCAATTACA AGCGTGAGCTGGCACCCAGTAGAGCAATCTGTGTGTGCGTGTGCCGCCAGGGACGATTCCATAAGCATATGGGACCTGTCGGTGGAGGCCGAAGCTAAGG AGGGCAAAAAGGGGATTCCGGAGCAGTTGATGTTCCTTCATATGGGCCAAACAGAGATCACCGAACTGGCCTACCACCCTCTGATCCCAGGCGTCATCGTTTCGACTGCATCAGACAGCCTCAACATCTTCAAGTGTGccaatgtataa
- a CDS encoding hypothetical protein (overlaps_old_locusTagID:BBM_III01860), whose translation MGWVGHYMSLLLSRVRCINLVTHCSIQHKSLRKLLSEYEKLSSVVKDYLNNFQGSYSVDVALLPKKLSHINETIVRICAEFASTRDIVNIYHTFSKSYLYTLLECPNSLDFISIDSGYDLVNQISKDGNLKFTLFSLEQQCLKLITVIYPYQIAILISSHLRMGRCNEVFITELLNSFAGVNTQESKVRIPFYNPNTLSLMAHIAHICRSKGIDIQLLDRVIEFILVQSKGCVNKFTPLDTVTLTYSLVKYGWETSKISEILLLVLTHGTYDINMFQCSIGRFEDLQQLSLLANVLSWCFPVTNALVDSVVDLDFKINMWSIVLAQYFKLLTQLKLDGIDLIMYSNVVSKFGIEFNTMSKEVDEEFSMQKCEKLTNSLVSFAKAFELDYSTDEIRLTKCGKVVKSKQIIYRIYRSVERHICSSEQHNVAIDIGGDLFYGIYGQFYIIADIVCRMIKSNYLHANVKFVAPQTFSNSLNALSRLHIQQ comes from the coding sequence ATGGGCTGGGTTGGGCACTATATGTCATTGTTGCTGAGCAGGGTACGGTGTATAAATTTGGTTACACATTGCAGTATACAGCACAAATCATTGAGAAAGTTATTGTCTGAGTATGAAAAACTGAGCAGTGTTGTAAAAgactatttaaataatttccaaGGTTCATATTCAGTAGACGTGGCATTGTTGCCCAAAAAATTAAGCCACATAAACGAGACAATTGTGAGAATTTGCGCAGAATTTGCTTCTACGAGGGACATTGTCAACATTTACCATACTTTCAGCAAGTCATATTTATACACCTTACTGGAATGTCCAAACTCATTAGATTTTATTTCCATTGATAGTGGTTATGATTTGGTTAATCAAATTTCTAAAGATGGCAATCTTAAATTTACCCTATTTTCGTTAGAGCAGCAATGTTTGAAGCTCATAACGGTGATATACCCTTACCAAATCGCAATCCTTATATCTTCCCACCTTAGGATGGGTCGGTGTAATGAAGTATTTATAACGGAACTACTCAATTCATTTGCAGGAGTAAATACGCAAGAATCTAAAGTTAGAATTCCATTTTACAACCCAAACACCCTATCCCTCATGGCGCACATTGCTCACATTTGCAGGAGTAAAGGTATTGATATTCAGCTGTTGGATAGGGTAATTGAGTTCATTTTGGTGCAATCAAAAGGCTGtgtaaacaaatttacgCCTTTGGACACAGTTACTTTAACTTATTCCCTAGTAAAATATGGGTGGGAAACTTCTAAGATCAGTGAAATTTTGTTACTTGTACTAACACACGGTACTTAcgatataaatatgtttcaGTGCAGCATTGGCAGATTTGAAGATTTACAGCAACTTTCCTTGTTAGCCAACGTTTTAAGTTGGTGTTTTCCTGTCACAAATGCACTAGTGGATAGTGTTGTAGACCTGGAtttcaaaatcaatatGTGGTCAATAGTACTAGCGCAATACTTTAAGCTTTTAACACAACTCAAACTGGATGGTATTGATCTCATTATGTATAGTAATGTAGTATCAAAGTTTGGAATTGAGTTTAATACAATGTCCAAGGAAGTCGATGAAGAATTTAGCATGCAAAAGTGTGAGAAACTAACGAATTCACTGGTTAGTTTCGCTAAGGCATTTGAATTAGACTACTCGACGGATGAGATTAGACTAACAAAATGTGGCAAAGTTGTTAAATCTAAGCAGATTATTTATCGCATATACAGGTCAGTAGAGCGGCACATTTGTTCTAGCGAGCAACACAATGTAGCTATAGATATTGGCGGTGATTTATTCTATGGAATCTACGgacaattttatatcattgCAGACATTGTGTGCAGAATGATTAAAtccaattatttacatgccaatgtaaaatttgttgccCCTCAAACGTTCTCAAATTCTTTGAATGCCTTATCACGTCTGCATATACAACAGTAg